The Sorangiineae bacterium MSr11367 genome window below encodes:
- a CDS encoding DHA2 family efflux MFS transporter permease subunit, producing the protein MPSPSESAPPNKWLVTLSISLGTLMGAVDASIVNVALPQIQGSLGATVQEITWIATGYSIALVILMPLTAFLGRQFGQKRLYLSCLGLFMVGSALCGTAQTLTQMIIYRIIQGLGAGALQPTEQAILRRTFPREEQGMAMAVFGIIIMLGPAIGPTIGGVIVDQYHWSWIFFINLPLGLAGFFMVSKVLREDPETFAKNQERAAVERRHLDWAGIALLCAALGCGQYVLEEGQREGWFESTLICGLTFAAVSLLALFIVRELTATAPVVQLRLFRDPTFASGVMVNGLTMAMLLANVFLQPLFMQEMLGFTTFQSGLALLPRSIVMMVAMGIVGAVYNRVPARLLIGSGVIFFVVSAYAMGQFNMATGVEQIVIAVSLQGIGLALVVVPLEAVALSNVPKHQMTDATGLNNLITELGGAIGLAVFATVFSRHIPMAKATVAAHVHIANAYAEPRLHAYAEAIGGGARAAGLRALASVVTREATVLAYDYVFVLGGVVFVLMVLPLVFCLRPGASTHGESGDGAEMGET; encoded by the coding sequence ATGCCGAGCCCTTCGGAAAGCGCTCCGCCGAATAAATGGCTCGTCACGCTGTCCATCAGCCTCGGTACGCTGATGGGGGCGGTGGACGCGTCCATCGTCAACGTGGCCCTTCCGCAGATTCAGGGATCGCTGGGCGCCACCGTGCAAGAAATCACCTGGATTGCGACCGGCTATTCCATTGCCCTGGTCATCCTCATGCCGCTTACCGCGTTTCTCGGGCGGCAGTTCGGTCAGAAGCGTCTTTACCTCTCCTGCCTTGGGCTCTTCATGGTGGGCAGTGCGCTTTGCGGAACCGCGCAAACACTCACGCAGATGATCATTTATCGGATCATCCAGGGCCTCGGCGCGGGCGCGCTCCAGCCCACCGAGCAGGCCATCTTGCGCCGCACCTTTCCGCGCGAAGAGCAGGGCATGGCCATGGCGGTCTTTGGCATCATCATCATGCTCGGTCCGGCCATCGGACCCACCATCGGCGGGGTCATCGTCGACCAGTACCATTGGTCGTGGATCTTCTTCATCAATCTGCCGCTCGGCCTCGCCGGCTTCTTCATGGTTTCCAAAGTCCTTCGCGAGGATCCCGAGACCTTCGCGAAGAACCAAGAGCGCGCGGCCGTCGAACGCAGACATCTCGATTGGGCGGGAATCGCCTTGCTCTGCGCGGCCCTGGGGTGCGGGCAGTACGTGCTCGAGGAGGGTCAGCGCGAAGGGTGGTTCGAAAGTACGCTCATTTGTGGCCTCACCTTCGCAGCCGTTTCGCTGCTCGCGCTGTTCATCGTGCGCGAGCTCACGGCGACGGCGCCGGTGGTGCAACTCCGGCTCTTTCGCGACCCCACGTTCGCCTCCGGCGTGATGGTCAACGGCCTCACCATGGCCATGCTCTTGGCCAATGTTTTTCTGCAGCCGCTCTTCATGCAAGAGATGCTCGGCTTCACCACGTTCCAATCCGGATTGGCGCTGCTGCCGCGGTCCATCGTGATGATGGTGGCCATGGGCATCGTCGGTGCCGTGTACAACCGGGTGCCGGCGCGGCTCCTCATTGGCTCGGGGGTCATTTTCTTCGTGGTGAGCGCCTACGCCATGGGGCAATTCAATATGGCGACGGGCGTGGAGCAAATCGTCATCGCGGTGTCGCTCCAAGGCATCGGTCTCGCGCTCGTCGTGGTGCCGCTCGAGGCGGTGGCCCTTTCGAACGTGCCGAAGCACCAGATGACCGACGCCACCGGCCTGAACAACTTGATCACGGAGCTGGGCGGTGCCATCGGGCTGGCCGTCTTTGCGACGGTGTTTTCACGGCACATCCCCATGGCCAAGGCGACGGTGGCAGCCCACGTCCACATCGCCAACGCGTATGCCGAGCCACGGCTCCACGCGTACGCCGAGGCCATCGGTGGTGGTGCGCGGGCGGCCGGTCTGCGCGCGCTCGCTTCGGTCGTCACGCGCGAGGCCACCGTGCTCGCGTACGACTACGTATTTGTCCTCGGTGGGGTGGTCTTCGTCCTCATGGTCCTTCCATTGGTGTTCTGCCTGAGGCCCGGGGCGTCGACCCACGGCGAAAGCGGCGATGGCGCCGAAATGGGTGAAACATGA
- a CDS encoding TetR/AcrR family transcriptional regulator — MNGQRFLNLPQETRETLLRVATKQFAERGFDGASLNEILAAAGLSKGSYYYCFEDKEDLFATVLESAAETLFSRIPVPDFAKVSRARFWPSVEKFLQQWMEGTDTPTELLQISAHIGDTQRRNPRLLALQQRARAYYRSIIDGGQALGCVRSDLSADDLVTLLEASDQAFDTIIASRRTNVTQDDLTAHVKLVFDTYRRLLVP, encoded by the coding sequence ATGAACGGCCAGCGATTTCTCAACCTGCCCCAGGAGACGCGGGAAACGCTCTTGAGGGTGGCCACCAAGCAGTTCGCCGAACGCGGTTTCGACGGCGCATCGCTCAACGAGATTCTGGCGGCCGCAGGCCTCTCCAAGGGTTCGTACTATTACTGTTTCGAGGACAAGGAGGATCTGTTCGCCACCGTGCTGGAGAGCGCAGCCGAAACCTTGTTTTCGCGCATTCCCGTACCCGATTTCGCGAAGGTGAGCCGCGCACGCTTCTGGCCCTCCGTGGAGAAATTCCTGCAGCAGTGGATGGAAGGTACCGACACCCCCACGGAGCTCCTCCAGATCTCGGCGCACATCGGCGACACGCAGCGCCGCAACCCCCGCCTGCTCGCCCTCCAGCAGCGCGCCCGGGCCTATTACCGAAGCATCATCGACGGAGGGCAGGCTCTCGGCTGCGTCCGCAGCGATCTAAGCGCCGACGACTTGGTCACCCTTCTCGAGGCGAGCGACCAAGCCTTCGACACCATCATCGCGTCCCGCCGCACCAACGTCACCCAAGACGACTTGACCGCACACGTGAAACTGGTCTTCGACACGTACCGTCGCTTGCTCGTGCCCTAG
- a CDS encoding lipase family protein yields MKNPILQSNPLGSVAQGVKGIAQDVRGASAQVVAQMLSPLTRFQHAFFESCLAPDGLPPGSQDPFAETAETVRKPPPGTNPVVLIHGTWANRYNTWKTLSPELQNAGFALFAINYGDTGTFPKVIKGYADIRESAKELALFVDEVLKKTGAKKVDLVGHSQGGGLMPRWYLKFLGGSEKVDKLIGIAPSNHGCTGRGIGTLCHAIITLLGVQGYATEGISLMSGQAGLQQSFEGSQNLNLELDRDGDTEAGVNYTVLASLHDEVVTPWKNAYLNPRTGHQAVNYCLQEYKGYKFDLTAHLGSPNHPVTAEIVKRALLGKPCDTTSVVVPNVPPLITP; encoded by the coding sequence ATGAAAAATCCTATTTTGCAGTCCAACCCTCTGGGGTCGGTCGCGCAGGGAGTGAAGGGAATCGCGCAGGATGTGCGAGGGGCGTCGGCGCAAGTCGTGGCCCAGATGCTCTCGCCGCTGACGAGGTTCCAGCACGCGTTCTTCGAATCGTGCCTGGCGCCCGACGGCCTCCCTCCGGGCTCGCAGGATCCCTTTGCCGAGACGGCCGAGACGGTGCGCAAACCGCCGCCGGGCACGAACCCCGTCGTCCTCATTCACGGAACGTGGGCGAATCGTTACAATACGTGGAAGACGCTCTCGCCCGAACTCCAGAATGCGGGATTTGCTCTCTTTGCCATCAACTATGGCGATACGGGGACATTCCCCAAAGTCATCAAAGGATACGCTGATATTCGGGAATCTGCGAAGGAATTGGCGCTGTTCGTCGACGAAGTTTTGAAGAAGACGGGGGCCAAGAAGGTCGACTTGGTAGGCCACTCGCAGGGCGGAGGGCTCATGCCGCGCTGGTACCTCAAGTTCTTGGGAGGGAGCGAAAAGGTCGATAAATTGATTGGGATCGCGCCGAGTAACCACGGTTGCACGGGTCGAGGGATCGGAACGCTATGCCACGCGATCATCACCCTGCTTGGGGTTCAGGGATACGCGACCGAAGGCATTTCCTTGATGTCCGGTCAGGCAGGACTCCAGCAGTCGTTCGAAGGATCGCAAAACTTGAATCTGGAACTGGACCGAGATGGTGACACGGAGGCGGGGGTCAATTACACCGTGTTGGCGTCACTCCACGACGAGGTGGTGACGCCTTGGAAGAATGCGTACTTGAACCCACGCACCGGGCACCAGGCGGTCAACTATTGCCTCCAAGAATACAAAGGATACAAGTTCGATTTGACCGCGCACCTGGGCTCTCCGAACCATCCCGTCACGGCGGAAATCGTGAAACGCGCACTTTTGGGGAAGCCATGCGATACCACGAGCGTGGTCGTTCCCAACGTGCCACCGCTCATCACGCCGTGA
- a CDS encoding LysR family transcriptional regulator, translating to MNISAIDLNLLTVLDALIKERNVTRAARRVGLSQSATSSALGRLRVLFDDPLFVRTRDGMVPTKRTLAMSGRLEAMLDGVRALLAGSEFDPKSASLTWNVVTSDYTQVLLVPDLVRELASSAPGVTVRVQPLVSDVAEHLVSGDADVVLAPFVRAASGLRIAPLFRDTMTCMVRRGHPLAKKKRPTVRDYISYGHVLVSPQGRGPAMMDTVLAERGMSRRVAAIVPHFLIAPEVIANSDFVTAIPTRAAKRAAADGRFHLFAPPLPTPQLDMSLVWHVRSHDDPLHRWLRQALIELTRAILAG from the coding sequence ATGAATATTTCGGCCATCGATTTGAACTTGCTCACGGTTCTCGATGCGCTCATCAAAGAGCGAAACGTGACACGGGCGGCGCGCCGCGTGGGCCTCTCGCAGTCGGCCACGAGTTCGGCGCTGGGCAGGCTCCGTGTGCTCTTCGACGATCCGCTGTTCGTGCGTACGCGCGATGGCATGGTGCCTACCAAACGAACGCTCGCCATGAGCGGCCGCCTCGAAGCGATGCTCGACGGGGTGCGCGCGCTCCTCGCCGGCTCCGAGTTCGATCCGAAGAGCGCATCGCTGACGTGGAATGTCGTCACCAGCGACTACACGCAGGTGCTGCTCGTGCCGGACCTCGTTCGAGAGTTGGCCTCGAGTGCGCCGGGCGTGACCGTGCGCGTGCAGCCGCTCGTTTCGGACGTGGCCGAACACCTCGTCTCCGGCGATGCCGACGTGGTGTTGGCCCCCTTCGTACGCGCAGCTTCGGGTCTACGCATCGCCCCGTTGTTTCGGGATACGATGACCTGCATGGTCCGCCGGGGCCACCCGTTGGCCAAGAAGAAGAGGCCCACGGTGCGCGACTACATATCCTATGGTCACGTGCTCGTTTCCCCGCAAGGTCGGGGGCCCGCGATGATGGACACGGTGCTGGCCGAACGCGGCATGTCTCGACGGGTCGCGGCCATCGTGCCGCACTTTCTCATCGCCCCCGAGGTCATTGCGAATTCCGACTTCGTGACCGCGATTCCCACGCGCGCGGCCAAGCGGGCAGCTGCCGATGGACGCTTCCACCTCTTTGCGCCGCCGCTGCCCACGCCGCAACTCGACATGTCGTTGGTCTGGCACGTGCGCTCGCACGACGATCCGCTGCACCGCTGGCTGCGGCAGGCCCTCATCGAACTGACCCGTGCCATCCTTGCGGGATGA